One stretch of Streptomyces sp. A2-16 DNA includes these proteins:
- the galK gene encoding galactokinase yields MAAQQVRDGFTELYGTEPEGVWSAPGRVNLIGEHTDYNDGFVMPFALPHTAVAAVSRREDGVLRLHSADVEGGVVELRLDDLAPESDRNWTAYPAGVVWALREAGHPVTGADVHLASTVPAGAGLSSSAALEVVIALALNDLFELGLQRWQLARLCQRAENVYVGAPTGIMDQTASACCESGHALFLDTRDLAQKQIPFDLAAEGMVLLVVDTRVKHSHSEGEYGKRRAGCERGAALLGVDALRDIPYGELDAALERLGDDEEAVRLVRHVVTEDERVEKVVALLESGGDTRAIGPILVAGHASLRDDFRISCPELDLVVDTALASGALGARMTGGGFGGSAIVLAEAADVETIAKAVQEAFAAAEFTAPRVFEAVPSAGARRLV; encoded by the coding sequence GTGGCGGCACAGCAGGTCCGGGACGGTTTCACCGAGCTCTACGGAACCGAGCCCGAGGGTGTCTGGTCGGCGCCGGGCCGCGTCAACCTCATCGGTGAGCACACCGACTACAACGACGGCTTCGTGATGCCCTTCGCGCTGCCGCACACCGCCGTCGCGGCCGTCTCACGGCGCGAGGACGGCGTCCTGCGCCTCCACTCGGCCGACGTCGAGGGCGGTGTCGTCGAACTGCGCCTGGACGACCTGGCCCCGGAGAGCGACCGGAACTGGACCGCCTACCCGGCCGGTGTCGTCTGGGCCCTGCGCGAGGCCGGGCACCCCGTCACCGGCGCGGACGTCCACCTCGCCTCGACGGTCCCGGCGGGCGCGGGCCTGTCCTCGTCGGCGGCCCTGGAGGTCGTGATCGCGCTCGCGCTCAACGACCTGTTCGAGCTGGGCCTCCAGCGCTGGCAGCTGGCCCGGCTGTGCCAGCGCGCCGAGAACGTCTACGTCGGCGCCCCCACCGGGATCATGGACCAGACCGCGTCCGCCTGCTGCGAGAGCGGCCACGCCCTGTTCCTCGACACCCGGGACCTCGCCCAGAAGCAGATCCCCTTCGACCTCGCCGCCGAGGGCATGGTCCTGCTGGTCGTCGACACCCGCGTCAAGCACTCCCACAGCGAGGGCGAGTACGGCAAGCGCCGCGCGGGCTGCGAGCGGGGCGCGGCCCTGCTCGGCGTCGACGCCCTGCGGGACATCCCCTACGGCGAGCTCGACGCGGCCCTCGAACGGCTCGGTGACGACGAGGAGGCCGTACGTCTGGTCCGGCACGTGGTCACCGAGGACGAGCGGGTCGAGAAGGTCGTCGCCCTGCTGGAGTCCGGCGGCGACACCCGCGCGATCGGCCCGATCCTTGTGGCGGGCCACGCCTCGCTGCGGGACGACTTCCGGATCTCCTGCCCGGAGCTGGACCTGGTCGTCGACACCGCCCTCGCCTCCGGCGCCCTGGGCGCCCGGATGACCGGCGGCGGCTTCGGCGGCTCGGCGATCGTGCTGGCGGAGGCGGCGGACGTGGAGACCATCGCCAAGGCGGTCCAAGAGGCCTTCGCAGCAGCGGAGTTCACCGCTCCGCGGGTGTTCGAGGCAGTGCCCTCGGCGGGGGCGCGGCGCCTGGTCTGA
- a CDS encoding CsbD family protein: MSGDQKAKAKMEQAKGKAKETVGRAVGNERMEAEGRAGQSKGDARQAKEKAKDTFKH, encoded by the coding sequence GTGTCAGGAGACCAGAAGGCCAAGGCCAAGATGGAACAGGCCAAGGGCAAGGCCAAGGAGACCGTGGGCCGCGCCGTCGGCAACGAGCGCATGGAAGCCGAGGGCCGCGCGGGGCAGTCCAAGGGGGACGCGCGTCAGGCCAAGGAGAAGGCGAAGGACACCTTCAAGCACTGA
- a CDS encoding VOC family protein, with the protein MLVAVDHVQLAAPPGSEDLLRAFYVDVLGMTEIPKPPVLAVRGGCWFRAGAVELHLGIEEGFRPSGKAHPGLRVTDISACAARLQAHGAPVRWDDGVPGRRRFHSCDPVGNRLEFLV; encoded by the coding sequence ATGCTCGTCGCCGTCGACCATGTGCAGCTCGCCGCGCCTCCCGGCTCCGAGGACCTGCTGCGCGCCTTCTACGTCGACGTCCTCGGCATGACCGAGATCCCCAAGCCGCCGGTGCTCGCGGTGCGGGGCGGGTGCTGGTTCCGGGCGGGAGCCGTGGAGCTGCACCTCGGGATCGAGGAGGGGTTCCGGCCGTCCGGGAAGGCCCATCCCGGGCTCAGGGTCACGGACATCTCGGCGTGCGCCGCGCGGCTCCAGGCGCACGGGGCGCCGGTGCGCTGGGACGACGGTGTGCCGGGGCGCCGGCGCTTCCACTCGTGCGACCCCGTGGGCAACCGGCTGGAGTTCCTGGTTTGA
- a CDS encoding TetR/AcrR family transcriptional regulator, which yields MMDAVATDSSSTPSNEAKPRRARRTRMTGAERRAQLLEIGRTLFAAKGFEATSVEEIAAKAGVSKPVVYEHFGGKEGLYAVVVDREMRRLLDMVTSSLTAGHPRELCEQAAFALLDYIEEYTDGFRILVRDSPIPQSTGSFASLISDIATQVEDILGREFKRRGFDPKLAPLYAQALVGMVALTGQWWLDVRRPKKAEVAAHLVNLAWHGLDGLEAKPRLIGRRKS from the coding sequence ATGATGGACGCCGTGGCGACCGACTCCAGCAGTACCCCGAGCAACGAGGCGAAGCCGCGGCGTGCCCGGCGCACCCGGATGACGGGTGCCGAGCGTCGCGCCCAGCTTCTGGAGATCGGTCGCACGCTCTTCGCCGCGAAGGGCTTCGAGGCCACGTCGGTGGAGGAGATCGCGGCGAAGGCGGGCGTCTCCAAGCCGGTGGTGTACGAGCACTTCGGCGGCAAGGAGGGCCTGTACGCGGTGGTCGTGGACCGCGAGATGCGGCGCCTGCTGGACATGGTGACGAGTTCCCTGACCGCCGGGCACCCCCGTGAACTGTGCGAACAGGCGGCCTTCGCCCTCCTCGACTACATCGAGGAGTACACGGACGGCTTCCGCATCCTGGTGCGCGACTCCCCCATCCCCCAGTCCACGGGGTCCTTCGCCTCCCTGATCTCGGACATCGCGACCCAGGTCGAGGACATCCTGGGCCGCGAGTTCAAGCGACGCGGCTTCGACCCGAAGCTCGCCCCCCTCTACGCCCAGGCCCTGGTCGGCATGGTCGCCCTGACCGGCCAGTGGTGGCTGGACGTGCGCCGCCCGAAGAAGGCGGAGGTGGCGGCACACCTGGTGAACCTGGCATGGCACGGCCTGGACGGCCTGGAGGCGAAGCCGCGCCTGATAGGACGCCGGAAGAGCTGA
- a CDS encoding response regulator transcription factor, translating to MVRIRVLVVDDHRIFAESLAAALAAEPDVEVSAAGSGPAALRSLERAAAEGRRFDVLLVDADLGGNVQGIRPAVSVPDGGEEGLVDGISLVAGVRTGQPAVRIVVLAEKDDPRRAALALQAGASGWVAKDCSLSRLLTVIRGVLRDETHLPPALLTGVLRELTAARKHRTESERLVESLTPREREVLRCMVAGLGRKAVAERLFLSPHTVRTHMQNVLGKLGVHSTLAAVALARRAGVGPVDLAGDVVERGGQLA from the coding sequence GTGGTTCGCATCCGAGTCCTGGTCGTCGACGACCATCGCATCTTCGCCGAGTCGCTCGCCGCCGCGCTGGCGGCCGAGCCCGACGTGGAGGTCTCCGCGGCCGGCAGCGGTCCCGCCGCGCTGCGCTCGCTGGAGCGCGCGGCCGCCGAGGGCCGCCGTTTCGACGTGCTGCTCGTCGACGCCGACCTGGGCGGCAACGTCCAGGGCATCAGGCCCGCCGTGTCCGTGCCGGACGGCGGCGAGGAGGGTCTCGTCGACGGCATATCGCTGGTCGCCGGGGTCCGTACCGGACAGCCGGCGGTCCGGATCGTCGTGCTCGCCGAGAAGGACGATCCGCGCCGTGCCGCGCTCGCCCTGCAGGCCGGCGCCTCGGGCTGGGTCGCCAAGGACTGCTCGCTGTCCCGGCTGCTCACCGTCATCCGGGGGGTGCTGCGCGACGAGACCCATCTGCCTCCCGCCCTGCTCACCGGCGTGCTCAGGGAGCTCACCGCCGCCCGCAAGCACCGCACCGAGAGCGAGCGGCTGGTGGAGTCCCTCACTCCGCGCGAGCGGGAGGTGCTGCGCTGCATGGTGGCCGGGCTCGGCCGCAAGGCGGTCGCGGAGAGACTGTTCCTCTCCCCGCACACCGTGCGCACCCACATGCAGAACGTCCTCGGCAAGCTGGGCGTCCACTCCACCCTGGCCGCCGTCGCTCTCGCGCGGCGCGCGGGTGTGGGGCCGGTCGACCTAGCCGGGGATGTTGTCGAACGGGGCGGTCAGCTGGCGTAG
- a CDS encoding trans-aconitate 2-methyltransferase, with the protein MTTWDPAQYLRHADHRARPFADLLARVPDLPGAPPLIADLGCGPGNVTALLAARWPTARITGYDNSPEMLDKARVEYAGPTSGGGRLDFAHADVRTWTPAQPYDLIVSNATLQWVPGHVDRFADWIDGLAPGGTFAFQVPGNFGSPSHRLMRELAESLGLAETLRHEDAVLAPQDYLARLTGLDCEVDAWETTYVHLLPGEDPVLDWVKGTGLRPVLTALADDPETREKFLTAYRAALREAYPAGPHGTPFPFRRIFAVARKQG; encoded by the coding sequence ATGACGACTTGGGACCCCGCTCAGTACCTCCGCCACGCCGACCACCGCGCCCGCCCCTTCGCGGACCTCCTCGCCCGCGTCCCGGACCTGCCCGGCGCCCCGCCCCTGATCGCCGACCTCGGCTGCGGCCCCGGCAACGTGACGGCGCTGCTCGCCGCACGCTGGCCCACGGCCCGCATCACCGGCTACGACAACTCGCCCGAGATGCTCGACAAGGCGCGGGTCGAGTACGCCGGGCCCACGTCCGGCGGCGGCCGGCTGGACTTCGCCCACGCCGACGTCCGCACCTGGACGCCCGCACAGCCGTACGACCTCATCGTCAGCAACGCCACGCTGCAGTGGGTCCCCGGGCACGTGGACCGGTTCGCCGACTGGATCGACGGGCTCGCCCCCGGCGGCACCTTCGCCTTCCAGGTGCCCGGCAACTTCGGTTCCCCGAGCCACCGGCTGATGCGCGAACTCGCCGAGTCCCTGGGCCTCGCGGAGACCCTCCGCCACGAGGACGCCGTCCTCGCCCCCCAGGACTATCTGGCGCGGCTGACCGGCCTGGACTGCGAGGTGGACGCGTGGGAGACGACGTACGTCCACCTGTTGCCGGGTGAGGACCCGGTCCTGGACTGGGTCAAGGGCACCGGCCTGCGCCCCGTCCTGACCGCGCTCGCCGACGACCCGGAGACCAGGGAGAAGTTCCTGACCGCGTACCGGGCGGCGCTGCGCGAGGCGTACCCGGCGGGCCCGCACGGCACGCCCTTCCCGTTCCGCCGCATCTTCGCGGTGGCCCGGAAGCAGGGGTGA
- a CDS encoding MarR family transcriptional regulator, translated as MEDEVDRLVAAWRRERPDLDVEPLEVLSRVSRLARHLDRARRLAFAEHSLEPWEFDVLTALRRAGTPYQLSPGQLLTQTLVTSGTMTNRIDRLAKKGLVERLPDPSDRRGVLVRLTEDGKDRADQALAGLLEQERAILAELSRAQRGELAGLLRQLTAPFDNIPG; from the coding sequence ATGGAGGACGAGGTCGATCGGCTGGTCGCTGCGTGGCGCCGGGAGCGCCCTGACCTCGACGTGGAACCGCTCGAGGTGCTCAGCCGGGTGAGCAGACTGGCCCGGCACCTGGACCGGGCACGCCGGCTGGCCTTCGCCGAGCACAGTCTGGAGCCCTGGGAGTTCGACGTGCTGACCGCGCTCAGGCGCGCGGGGACGCCGTATCAGCTCTCCCCCGGACAGCTGCTGACGCAGACTCTGGTCACCTCGGGCACCATGACCAACCGCATCGACCGGCTGGCCAAGAAGGGCCTGGTGGAGCGGCTGCCCGACCCGAGCGACCGACGCGGGGTGCTGGTCAGGCTCACCGAGGACGGCAAGGACCGCGCGGACCAGGCCCTCGCCGGTCTGCTGGAACAGGAACGCGCGATCCTCGCCGAGCTGTCGCGCGCCCAGCGCGGGGAACTGGCCGGGCTGCTACGCCAGCTGACCGCCCCGTTCGACAACATCCCCGGCTAG
- a CDS encoding fatty acid desaturase has product MTTRSDVIADAPKATDGSTPPSATLGGEQKRSLEQITLLLFITVPFLALLAAVPLAWGWGVSWLDLGLLVFFYYLGCHGITIGFHRYFTHGSFKAKRPLRIALAIMGSLAVEGPLVRWVADHRKHHKFSDAEGDPHSPWRFGETLPALMKGLWWAHIGWMFDEEQTPQDKYAPDLIKDPAIRSISRQFIYWTMLSLALPAVIGGLVTMSWWGAFTGFFWGSLVRVCLLHHVTWSINSICHAVGKRPFKSRDRSGNVWWLAVLSCGESWHNLHHADPTSARHGVMRGQVDSSARIIRWFEMLGWAYDVRWPSRSRIDSRRNTGGDGSRRKEETAEAA; this is encoded by the coding sequence ATGACCACGCGCTCCGATGTGATCGCAGACGCCCCGAAGGCGACCGACGGCTCGACACCGCCCTCCGCGACCCTGGGTGGTGAGCAGAAGCGCTCGCTCGAGCAGATCACGCTGCTCCTGTTCATCACCGTTCCGTTCCTCGCCCTGCTCGCGGCCGTGCCGCTGGCCTGGGGTTGGGGCGTGAGCTGGCTCGACCTGGGCCTTCTGGTCTTCTTCTACTACCTCGGCTGTCACGGCATCACGATCGGGTTCCACCGCTACTTCACCCACGGTTCCTTCAAGGCCAAGCGCCCGCTCAGGATCGCGCTGGCGATCATGGGGTCGCTGGCGGTCGAGGGGCCGCTGGTGCGGTGGGTGGCCGACCACCGCAAGCACCACAAGTTCTCCGACGCCGAGGGCGACCCCCACTCGCCGTGGCGGTTCGGCGAGACGCTCCCGGCGCTGATGAAGGGCCTGTGGTGGGCCCACATCGGCTGGATGTTCGACGAGGAGCAGACCCCGCAGGACAAGTACGCGCCGGACCTGATCAAGGACCCGGCGATCCGGTCGATCTCCCGCCAGTTCATCTACTGGACGATGCTCTCCCTCGCCCTGCCCGCCGTGATCGGCGGACTGGTGACGATGTCCTGGTGGGGCGCGTTCACCGGCTTCTTCTGGGGCTCCCTGGTCCGCGTCTGCCTCCTGCACCACGTGACGTGGTCGATCAACTCGATCTGCCACGCGGTGGGCAAGCGGCCCTTCAAGTCCCGTGACCGTTCGGGCAACGTGTGGTGGCTGGCCGTGCTGTCCTGCGGTGAGTCCTGGCACAACCTGCACCACGCCGACCCGACCTCGGCCCGGCACGGTGTGATGCGCGGGCAGGTGGACTCCTCGGCACGGATCATCCGCTGGTTCGAGATGCTCGGCTGGGCGTACGACGTGCGCTGGCCGTCACGCTCGCGTATCGATTCACGCCGGAACACGGGCGGGGACGGCTCCCGGCGCAAGGAGGAGACCGCCGAGGCGGCATGA
- a CDS encoding GNAT family N-acetyltransferase, which produces MVGRMFRLETEVDKARQDLLRKQLRDTNTAASPILRALRGTPGERELPLHVWALDDSGALAGGLVGHTWTSWLHVTYLWVDGRHRGTGLGSQLLAQAERTARGERGCAFARLETWDFQAPEFYKKQGYDVVCVIPDYPPGITEYTLTKRLTA; this is translated from the coding sequence ATGGTGGGCCGCATGTTTCGTCTGGAGACAGAAGTCGACAAAGCCCGGCAAGATCTGCTCCGCAAACAGCTGCGGGACACCAATACCGCCGCCTCCCCGATCCTGCGCGCACTGCGCGGAACCCCAGGTGAACGAGAACTTCCGCTCCACGTATGGGCGTTGGACGACTCCGGCGCCCTCGCCGGCGGACTGGTCGGCCACACCTGGACCAGCTGGCTGCACGTGACCTATCTGTGGGTGGACGGACGGCACCGCGGGACGGGCCTGGGTTCGCAGTTGCTCGCACAGGCGGAGCGAACGGCGCGCGGCGAGCGGGGCTGCGCCTTCGCGCGCCTGGAGACGTGGGACTTCCAGGCGCCGGAGTTCTACAAGAAGCAGGGGTACGACGTGGTGTGCGTGATCCCGGACTATCCGCCGGGGATCACGGAGTACACGCTGACCAAGCGGCTCACTGCCTGA
- a CDS encoding trypsin-like serine protease — protein MAHHRPRTALTGALLAASVALGVAGLTPAAHAVAGDPAADGAYAFTARLDIGDGARRCSGALVDPYWVLTAASCFADDPSGSFQIRAGKPAQATTAVIGRTDTTTTSGQSRTVVELAPRTDRDLVLARLNRPVTGIAPAAIATAMPTAGESLVSTGYGRTATEWAPLRMHQGTFTADTVGVTTLAVTGKDGDAICAGDTGGPLFRTVNGSTQLAGVNSRSWQGGCFNSTETRTGAVATRLDDIRDWVTTRVQAAHVVDFNGDGVRDTAMADPQAAVGTVAKAGVVHIVLGGGKGTLALSQNTAGVSGGAEENDQFGSALAVVDHNLDGYTDLVVGTPAEDIGSAADAGLVQVLYGSAEGLTKGPAELALEQGQGAGSILASASEAGDRMGHSLAAGVTTAGDPYLVIGVPGEDLDGLANAGSSFYLRGSTNRAINQGSAGVHGTVEAEDRFGTTVAASPQHLAIGTPYEAIGTADDSGGLEILSHTLSADGIPTPLAGIDQDSTAPEISGASEAGDKFGFSLAMTSYRATASSSTAATDSILAVGSPGEDNSTDADTGRVVNLRITAAGAVSELAELNQGSANVSGDPETGDRLGEQVSAVSLAPGAVASTKNTLIAVGVPGEDIGTVADAGSVTVFTPIGAPGDNEVVVEPGKAGVPGAAGAGQQLGGYIAAGATHLYLGMPKGPGTRGSAYAVPWGNVTNAGAETVVTYAPGADGVPAAGVAFGTVVR, from the coding sequence GTGGCCCACCACAGACCCCGTACGGCGCTCACCGGCGCCCTGCTCGCCGCGTCCGTCGCGCTCGGCGTCGCCGGCCTCACGCCCGCCGCCCACGCCGTCGCGGGCGACCCCGCCGCCGACGGCGCGTACGCCTTCACCGCCCGGCTCGACATCGGCGACGGCGCCCGCCGCTGCTCCGGAGCCCTGGTCGACCCGTACTGGGTGCTGACCGCCGCGAGCTGCTTCGCCGACGACCCCTCCGGCAGCTTCCAGATCCGCGCGGGCAAGCCCGCCCAGGCCACCACCGCGGTCATCGGCCGCACCGACACCACCACCACGAGCGGCCAGTCCCGCACGGTCGTCGAGCTCGCCCCGCGCACCGACCGCGACCTCGTCCTCGCCCGGCTGAACAGGCCGGTCACCGGCATCGCCCCGGCCGCGATCGCCACCGCCATGCCGACCGCGGGCGAGAGTCTCGTGAGCACCGGCTACGGCCGCACCGCCACCGAGTGGGCGCCCCTGCGCATGCACCAGGGAACGTTCACCGCCGACACCGTCGGCGTGACCACCCTCGCCGTCACCGGCAAGGACGGCGACGCGATCTGCGCCGGCGACACCGGCGGCCCCCTCTTCCGCACGGTCAACGGCAGCACACAGCTCGCCGGGGTCAACAGCCGTTCCTGGCAGGGCGGTTGCTTCAACTCCACGGAGACCCGCACCGGCGCCGTCGCCACCCGCCTCGACGACATCCGCGACTGGGTCACCACCCGCGTCCAGGCCGCCCACGTCGTCGACTTCAACGGCGACGGCGTCCGCGACACCGCGATGGCGGACCCGCAGGCCGCCGTCGGGACCGTCGCCAAGGCAGGTGTCGTCCACATCGTCCTGGGCGGCGGCAAGGGCACCCTCGCCCTGTCCCAGAACACCGCGGGCGTGAGCGGCGGGGCGGAGGAGAACGACCAGTTCGGCTCCGCGCTCGCCGTGGTCGACCACAACCTCGACGGCTACACCGACCTGGTCGTCGGCACCCCGGCCGAGGACATCGGCAGCGCCGCCGACGCCGGTCTCGTCCAGGTGCTGTACGGCTCGGCGGAGGGCCTCACCAAGGGCCCCGCCGAGCTCGCCCTGGAACAGGGGCAGGGCGCCGGCTCGATCCTCGCCTCCGCCTCCGAGGCCGGCGACCGCATGGGCCACTCCCTCGCCGCCGGCGTCACCACCGCGGGCGACCCCTACCTCGTCATCGGCGTCCCCGGCGAGGACCTCGACGGACTGGCCAACGCGGGCAGCAGCTTCTACCTGCGTGGTTCCACCAACCGGGCGATCAACCAGGGCTCGGCCGGAGTCCACGGGACGGTGGAGGCCGAGGACCGCTTCGGCACCACGGTCGCCGCCTCGCCGCAGCACCTCGCGATCGGCACGCCGTACGAGGCCATCGGCACCGCCGACGACTCCGGCGGCCTGGAGATCCTCAGCCACACGCTCAGCGCGGACGGCATCCCGACCCCGCTGGCGGGCATCGACCAGGACAGCACCGCGCCCGAGATCAGCGGTGCCTCGGAGGCCGGCGACAAGTTCGGCTTCTCCCTCGCGATGACGTCCTACCGGGCCACCGCGTCCTCCTCCACCGCCGCGACCGACTCGATCCTCGCGGTCGGCTCGCCCGGCGAGGACAACAGCACCGACGCGGACACCGGCCGGGTGGTGAACCTGCGGATCACGGCCGCGGGCGCGGTCAGCGAGCTGGCCGAACTCAACCAGGGCTCGGCCAACGTGTCAGGTGACCCCGAGACCGGTGACCGCCTCGGCGAGCAGGTCTCCGCGGTCTCGCTCGCGCCCGGCGCCGTCGCCTCGACGAAGAACACGCTGATCGCGGTGGGCGTCCCGGGCGAGGACATCGGCACCGTCGCCGACGCCGGATCCGTGACGGTCTTCACCCCGATCGGGGCGCCCGGCGACAACGAGGTGGTCGTCGAGCCCGGCAAGGCCGGCGTCCCCGGTGCGGCGGGGGCGGGACAGCAGCTCGGCGGGTACATCGCCGCCGGTGCCACGCACCTGTACCTGGGCATGCCCAAGGGGCCCGGCACGCGCGGGTCCGCCTACGCGGTGCCGTGGGGCAACGTGACCAACGCGGGCGCGGAGACCGTCGTGACGTACGCGCCGGGCGCGGACGGTGTGCCCGCGGCGGGGGTGGCTTTCGGCACGGTGGTGCGCTGA